A stretch of the Pseudomonas helvetica genome encodes the following:
- a CDS encoding polyamine ABC transporter substrate-binding protein has product MNRLKRLIVPALFTTVASATLLSGAVHAEERTLRVYNWFDYITPKALEDFKAENTKVKLVYDIFDTNEALEAKLLTGNSGYDVVVPSNVFLAKQIEAGVFQPLDRSKLPNWNHLDPKLMKLIEANDPGNKFAVPYMYGTILIGFNPDKVKAALGTNAPVDSWDLIFKEENISKLKQCGVALLDSPSEILPLALQHLGLDPNSKKPDDYVKAEALLMKIRPYITYFHSSKYMADIANGDICVAVGYSGSFSQAANRAKEAKNGVIVDMRLPKEGAPIWFDMLAIPKGAKDPEDAYTFMNYLLQPKVIAPVSDFVGYPNPNKDATEMVDPAIRSNPNLYPTEAAMSTLYTLQPLPRDAERARTRAWTKIKSGT; this is encoded by the coding sequence ATGAACCGACTCAAGCGTTTGATCGTCCCAGCACTCTTCACCACAGTGGCGAGCGCCACGCTCCTCAGCGGCGCCGTACACGCCGAAGAGCGCACCTTGCGGGTCTACAACTGGTTCGACTACATCACCCCCAAGGCACTGGAAGACTTCAAGGCCGAGAACACCAAGGTCAAACTGGTCTACGACATTTTCGATACCAACGAAGCGCTGGAAGCCAAACTGCTCACCGGCAACTCCGGTTACGACGTGGTGGTGCCGTCCAACGTGTTCCTCGCCAAGCAGATCGAAGCCGGGGTATTCCAGCCGCTGGACCGCAGCAAACTACCGAACTGGAACCACCTCGATCCCAAGCTGATGAAGCTGATCGAAGCCAACGACCCAGGCAACAAATTCGCCGTGCCATACATGTACGGCACCATCCTGATCGGCTTCAACCCGGACAAGGTCAAGGCCGCGCTGGGCACCAACGCACCAGTGGACAGCTGGGACCTGATCTTCAAGGAAGAGAACATCAGCAAACTCAAGCAGTGCGGCGTGGCCCTGCTCGACTCGCCGTCGGAGATCCTGCCGCTGGCCCTGCAGCACCTGGGTCTGGACCCGAACAGCAAAAAGCCGGATGACTACGTCAAGGCTGAAGCATTGCTGATGAAGATTCGCCCGTATATCACCTATTTCCACTCATCCAAGTACATGGCCGACATCGCCAACGGTGATATCTGTGTCGCCGTCGGTTACTCCGGCAGCTTCTCCCAGGCCGCCAACCGCGCCAAGGAAGCCAAGAACGGAGTGATCGTCGATATGCGCCTGCCGAAAGAAGGCGCGCCGATCTGGTTCGACATGCTAGCGATCCCGAAAGGGGCGAAAGATCCGGAAGACGCCTACACCTTCATGAACTACCTGTTGCAACCGAAAGTCATCGCGCCGGTCAGCGACTTTGTCGGCTATCCGAACCCGAACAAGGACGCCACGGAAATGGTCGACCCGGCGATCCGCAGCAACCCGAATCTGTACCCGACCGAAGCGGCCATGAGCACGCTCTACACCCTGCAACCGCTGCCGCGCGACGCGGAACGGGCGCGGACCCGGGCCTGGACCAAGATCAAGTCCGGTACCTGA
- a CDS encoding histone deacetylase family protein, whose translation MLTIYSDDHHLHHGRCELMDGQLMPCFEMPSRADHVLARVQSRSLGPVQAPQDFGLGPIQRIHSDDYLTFFKGAWQRWTEFERDGDLLPYTWPARTLRTVIPKSLHGQLGYYSFDGGAPITAGTWQAAYSAAQVALTAQAAIQRGARSAFALCRPPGHHAASDLMGGYCYLNNAAIAAQAFLDQGNKKVAILDVDYHHGNGTQSIFYQRSDVLFTSIHGHPEAEFPFFLGYEDERGEGAGEGFNFNYPLPAGSGWDTWSAALEQACKEIERYGADIVVVSLGVDTFKDDPISQFKLDSPDYLAMGERIGALGKPTLFVMEGGYAVEEIGINAVNVLEGFKSAQ comes from the coding sequence ATGCTGACGATCTACTCGGACGATCACCACCTGCACCACGGACGCTGCGAATTGATGGACGGGCAATTGATGCCCTGCTTCGAAATGCCCTCGCGAGCCGACCACGTTCTGGCACGCGTTCAATCCCGCAGCCTGGGGCCGGTGCAAGCGCCGCAGGATTTTGGTCTGGGGCCGATCCAGCGCATCCACAGCGACGACTACCTGACGTTCTTCAAAGGCGCATGGCAGCGCTGGACCGAGTTTGAACGCGACGGCGATTTGCTGCCGTACACCTGGCCGGCACGCACCCTGCGCACGGTCATCCCGAAAAGCCTGCACGGCCAACTCGGTTATTACAGCTTCGACGGCGGCGCACCGATCACCGCCGGCACCTGGCAAGCAGCGTATAGCGCGGCGCAAGTCGCGCTGACCGCCCAGGCCGCGATCCAACGCGGTGCGCGCAGTGCGTTTGCCCTGTGCCGTCCACCGGGGCATCACGCCGCCAGCGACTTGATGGGCGGTTATTGCTACCTCAACAACGCCGCCATCGCTGCCCAGGCATTCCTCGATCAAGGCAACAAGAAAGTCGCGATCCTCGACGTCGACTACCACCACGGCAACGGCACCCAATCGATTTTCTATCAGCGCAGCGATGTGCTGTTCACCTCGATCCACGGCCACCCGGAAGCTGAATTTCCATTCTTCCTCGGTTACGAAGACGAACGCGGCGAAGGCGCAGGAGAAGGTTTCAACTTCAACTACCCGCTGCCCGCAGGTTCCGGCTGGGACACCTGGAGCGCGGCGCTGGAGCAGGCCTGCAAAGAGATCGAACGCTACGGCGCCGACATTGTGGTCGTGTCCCTCGGGGTCGACACCTTCAAGGACGATCCGATCTCCCAGTTCAAGCTCGACAGCCCGGATTACCTGGCGATGGGCGAACGCATCGGCGCCCTCGGCAAGCCGACCCTGTTCGTGATGGAAGGCGGCTACGCGGTGGAAGAAATCGGCATCAATGCCGTGAACGTTCTCGAAGGTTTCAAAAGCGCCCAATGA
- a CDS encoding AraC family transcriptional regulator: MLHSHLTTLNAVSLVLNAFKADGLSSEALLAGSGISAADLSRADTRITTNQEMQVCANAVALKRDIGLELGRRMHVSSYGILGYALLTSATFGDALRLALRYPALLGTLFELSLEDDGERIWFAAADYRESPALAVFNAEFCLVSLKVICDDLLGHPLPLLGARFEHSAPDYRASYATHFDCPLRFDGTDNAFAFDKHWLDQPLPLADSITHQAMAERCRKQNTEFTGRQAWLGRIRQLLTAQLDAAPGLEGLAEQMNCSARTLRRHLKDLGCSYQELLDELRFERAKQMLYEDQLPIYRIAEALGFSETASFRHAFVRWSGVAPSQFRP; encoded by the coding sequence ATGCTCCACTCCCACCTCACCACCCTCAACGCCGTTTCCCTGGTGCTCAATGCCTTCAAGGCCGATGGGCTTTCAAGTGAGGCGCTGCTGGCCGGCAGCGGCATCAGCGCCGCGGATCTGAGCCGCGCCGACACGCGAATCACCACCAATCAGGAAATGCAGGTCTGCGCCAACGCGGTCGCGCTCAAGCGTGACATCGGCCTGGAACTGGGCCGGCGGATGCACGTTTCGTCCTACGGCATTCTCGGTTATGCCCTGCTCACCAGTGCCACCTTCGGTGACGCCTTGCGCCTGGCGCTGCGCTATCCGGCGCTGTTGGGAACACTTTTCGAGCTAAGCCTTGAGGACGATGGCGAGCGCATCTGGTTCGCCGCCGCCGATTACCGGGAAAGTCCGGCGCTGGCAGTGTTCAACGCCGAGTTCTGCCTGGTCTCGCTGAAAGTCATCTGCGACGACCTGCTCGGCCATCCACTGCCGCTGCTGGGTGCCCGTTTCGAACATTCGGCACCGGATTATCGGGCCAGCTACGCGACGCACTTTGATTGCCCCCTGCGCTTTGACGGCACCGATAACGCCTTCGCTTTCGACAAACACTGGCTGGACCAGCCCTTGCCTCTGGCCGACAGCATCACCCATCAGGCCATGGCCGAACGCTGTCGCAAGCAGAACACCGAATTCACCGGACGCCAGGCGTGGCTGGGGCGGATCCGCCAACTGCTCACCGCCCAACTCGACGCCGCGCCAGGCCTGGAAGGCCTGGCCGAACAGATGAACTGCTCGGCGCGGACTCTGCGTCGGCACCTGAAGGATCTGGGGTGCAGCTATCAGGAATTGCTCGACGAACTGCGCTTTGAGCGCGCCAAGCAGATGCTTTACGAAGATCAGCTGCCGATCTATCGCATCGCCGAGGCGCTGGGCTTCAGCGAAACCGCGAGTTTCCGCCATGCGTTTGTGCGCTGGAGCGGCGTGGCGCCGAGCCAGTTCAGGCCTTGA